One Rhinoderma darwinii isolate aRhiDar2 chromosome 6, aRhiDar2.hap1, whole genome shotgun sequence DNA window includes the following coding sequences:
- the RAB17 gene encoding ras-related protein Rab-17, whose translation MERAVESTSEGPTAYVFKLVVLGNTDVGKSSLVLRYIRDDFHETVSTTGCAFFSQRVYLQGKSLDFEIWDTAGQERYHSVCHLYYRGASAALLVYDITSKETFSRAQLWLQELQKCFISGEMVIALVGNKTDLHDERKVSREDAEAFAEQNQLLFMETSAKTGNGVKEVFEAVGIIQDDDLGAEVLSMLDKSFLSSNSSIQSSYKVDVGSM comes from the exons atggagcgggctgtggAATCAACCTCCGAGGGACCGACAGCTTATGTCTTCAAACTGGTGGTATTAGGGAACACTGATGTGGGAAAATCAAGTCTGGTCCTTAGGTATATAAGAGATGATTTTCACGAAACCGTCTCTACTACAGGAT GTGCCTTTTTCTCACAGAGAGTTTATCTCCAGGGCAAAAGTCTAGACTTTGAGATATGGGATACTGCTGGACAGGAGAGATACCATAGTGTGTGCCATCTATACTATCGTGGTGCCAGTGCTGCCCTGCTGGTTTATGATATTACTTCCAAG GAGACATTCAGCAGAGCTCAGCTTTGGCTTCAGGAGCTACAGAAATGTTTCATCAGTGGAGAGATGGTCATTGCGCTGGTAGGAAATAAAACTGACCTGCACGATGAGAGAAAGGTCTCAAGAGAG GATGCGGAAGCTTTTGCTGAACAAAACCAACTTCTCTTTATGGAAACTTCAGCTAAGACAGGAAATGGCGTGAAAGAGGTTTTTGAAGCAGTGG gtataatacaggatgatgACCTCGGGGCCGAGGTTCTTTCCATGCTTGACAAGTCATTCCTGTCTAGCAACAGTTCCATACAGTCATCATATAAAGTTGACGTGGGAAGTATGTAG